From Scomber japonicus isolate fScoJap1 chromosome 22, fScoJap1.pri, whole genome shotgun sequence, one genomic window encodes:
- the LOC128383676 gene encoding titin-like, protein PQPCPHQPCPQPCPHQPCPHQPCPQPCPLQRRPEPCPHQPRPEPPRPAPPRPEPPRPEPPRPEPPRPEPPRPEPPCPHQPRPEPPRPEPPRPEPPCPHQPRPEPPRPEPPRPRPCAESIQKPPNPGRYVILPCRAPVGVPVKAVKWTRTDLQQYVFLKREEYLDPTHQHPSYVNRVWLKEDAMMKNGELSLVLNNVNSRDTGRYMCYYTTTGDSYRDETFKLTSTVWLNGIDPQILVESGQTVALPCRAPRNAIIRGVEWVRSDPDRQIYFKRGGRLVTADQDPSYVNRVQLEDDEMKNGDLSLILKNVNKNDEGKYECRYVEGRGGRRKRAAFDNELISIVYLIVTGGNSRDGKHSESGKLSGRRDSSVIVPDLNKPGHLGVILPVTLFAALVAVGLVGFMIFKKRKGRSENNLDLPVDDSDVLQQLQEN, encoded by the exons CCTCAACCATGTCCTCACCAACCATGTCCTCAACCATGTCCTCACCAACCATGTCCTCACCAACCATGTCCTCAACCATGTCCTCTCCAACGACGTCCTGAACCATGTCCTCACCAACCACGTCCTGAACCACCACGTCCTGCACCACCACGTCCTGAACCACCACGTCCTGAGCCACCACGTCCTGAACCACCACGTCCTGAGCCACCACGTCCTGAACCACCATGTCCTCACCAACCACGTCCTGAACCACCACGTCCTGAGCCACCACGTCCTGAACCACCATGTCCTCACCAACCACGTCCTGAACCACCACGTCCTGAGCCACCACGTCCTCGACCATGCGCTGAATCAATACAGAAACCGCCAAATCCTGGACGTTATGTCATTCTGCCATGTCGAGCTCCAGTCGGTGTCCCCGTAAAAGCTGTTAAGTGGACTAGAACTGACCTTCAGCAATACGTCTTCTTGAAGCGAGAAGAGTACCTGGACCCAACACACCAACATCCATCTTATGTGAACCGGGTGTGGCTGAAGGAAGATGCGATGATGAAGAACGGTGAACTGTCTCTGGTTCTGAACAACGTGAACAGCAGAGATACAGGAAGATACATGTGTTACTATACGACGACAGGAGACAGCTATAGAGATGAAACGTTTAAACTCACCAGCACCGTCTGGCTGAATGGTATAG aCCCACAGATACTAGTAGAATCTGGACAGACTGTCGCTCTGCCATGTCGAGCTCCAAGGAACGCCATCATAAGAGGTGTTGAGTGGGTCAGATCTGACCCTGACAGACAAATCTACTTCAAGCGAGGTGGGCGCCTGGTGACAGCAGACCAGGATCCATCTTATGTGAACCGGGTGCAGCTGGAGGACGATGAGATGAAGAACGGTGACCTGTCTCTGATTCTGAAGAACGTGaacaaaaatgatgaaggaaAATACGAGTGTCGATATgtagaggggagaggaggacgCAGGAAGAGAGCTGCATTTGATAATGAACTCATCAGCATCGTCTACCTGATTGTTACAG GTGGAAACTCAAGGGATGGAAAACACTCAGAGTCTGGAAAACTCTCAGGGAGAAGAGATTCAAGTGTAATTGTGCCAGATCTGAACAAGCCTGGACATCTTGGAGTAATTCTGCCAGTTACTCTGTTTGCTGCTCTTGTTGCTGTTGGTCTTGTTGGTTTTATGATCTTCAAGAAGCGTAAAGGACGTTCAGAGAATAATTTAGACCTGCCTGTTGATGATTCAGATGTTCTTCAGCAGCTGCAAGAGAATTAA
- the LOC128384142 gene encoding uncharacterized protein LOC128384142 — protein sequence MAASVITGLFLFFCLLQSASAERQITAHPGDDVTLPCRAPYNAIITAVEWVRSNLDPDRYVYLKEGGRLNTADQDPSYVNRVQLNDDVMRNGELSLILKNVNSNDEGTYECRYEERGGWKRGDQIKLVVIRDAGELQRIRITAYRGGTVTLPGRAPVGVPVKAVKWTRTDLQQYVFLKREEYLDPTHQHPSYVNRVWLKEDAMMKNGELSDSEEREQQRYRKIHVFLYEDRRLR from the exons ATGGCTGCGTCGGTCATCACTGGGCTGTTCCTGTTCTTCTGTCTACTGCAGTCTGCTTCTGCAG aGCGACAGATAACAGCACATCCtggagatgatgtcactctgcCATGCCGAGCTCCATACAACGCCATCATAACAGCTGTTGAGTGGGTCAGATCTAACCTTGACCCTGATAGATATGTCTACTTGAAGGAAGGTGGGCGTCTGAACACAGCAGACCAGGATCCATCTTATGTGAACCGGGTGCAGCTGAACGACGATGTGATGCGAAACGGTGAACTGTCTCTGATTCTGAAGAACGTGAACAGTAACGATGAAGGAACATACGAGTGTCGatatgaggagagaggaggctgGAAGAGAGGTGATCAGATTAAACTCGTCGTCATCCGGGATGCTGGAG aGCTACAGCGAATACGGATAACAGCATATCGTGGAGGGACTGTCACTCTGCCGGGTCGAGCTCCAGTCGGTGTCCCCGTAAAAGCTGTTAAGTGGACTAGAACTGACCTTCAGCAATACGTCTTCTTGAAGCGAGAAGAGTACCTGGACCCAACACACCAACATCCATCTTATGTGAACCGGGTGTGGCTGAAGGAAGATGCGATGATGAAGAATGGTGAACTGTCTGATTCTGAAGAACGTGAACAGCAGAGATACAGGAAGATACATGTGTTCCTATACGAGGACAGGAGACTGCGATAG
- the LOC128383675 gene encoding zinc finger protein 501-like produces MSQICNVENETPGQTPPSPGAVWPRIVDYGTLVGGSNSPQHWLTDDVKKEKEEEEEQSISQRGDLLDSTDQDQSQNQNPEQHTNNLVIKREESDSASATTDTQGIDDSAVGGSNSPPCWLTINIKQEKEEEEEEESISQRGDLLDFTDQDQNQNQNPEQHTNNPVIKREESDSPSATTDTQEQNGNEEVKHHRCELCHKAFTKPRYLKMHLKTHARKKLHRCDQCGKGFTTDRTLKIHQRIHTGEKPYSCEQCGKAFTQEGHLKLHLRVHTGEKPYRCDLCGQEFKTSTALKNHDRIHTGEKPYRCDQCGNSFTRQSNLQRHQRIHTGEKPYRCDQCGKTFTQEGDMKRHRRLHSGEKPYKCDLCEKSFTQESHLKLHIRIHTGERPCWCEYCGRAFTTNSDLKKHLRRHKLLWCDQCGMPFVRAKDLKSHQCTPTEEEPYSCEECEKTFTPNRNLNTL; encoded by the exons ATGTCTCAGATATGCAACGTTGAAAATGAGACACCAGGACAAACGCCCCCATCTCCAGGTGCTGTTTGGCCG agGATAGTTGACTATGGTACTCTGGTAGGTGGCAGTAATTCACCTCAACACTGGCTGACAGACGacgtaaaaaaggaaaaagaagaagaagaagaacagtccATCAGTCAGAGAGGAGACCTGCTGGACTCCACAGACCAGGACCAGagccagaaccagaacccagaGCAGCACACCAACAACCTCGTTATTAAAAGAGAAGAATCAGACTCAGCCTCTGCTACCACCGATACACAG ggGATAGATGACTCTGCAGTAGGTGGCAGTAATTCACCTCCATGCTGGTTGACAATCaacataaaacaggaaaaagaagaagaagaagaagaagagtccaTCAGTCAGAGAGGAGACCTGCTGGACTTCACAgaccaggaccagaaccagaaccagaacccagaGCAGCACACCAACAACCCTGTTATTAAAAGAGAAGAATCAGACTCACCCTCTGCTACCACCGATACACAG GAACAAAATGGAAATGAGGAAGTCAAACATCACCGCTGTGAGCTCTGTCACAAAGCCTTCACAAAACCAAGATATTTAAAGATGCATCTGAAAACTCATGCACGAAAGAAGCTTCACAGGTGTGATCAATGCGGGAAAGGTTTCACTACTGATCGTACTCTAAAAATCCACCAGCGTATTCATACTGGAGAGAaaccatacagctgtgagcagtgTGGGAAAGCTTTCACTCAAGAGGGTCATCTAAAACTTCACCTACGTGTTCACACTGGAGAAAAACCATACAGGTGTGATCTGTGTGGACAAGAGTTCAAGACCAGCACCGCCCTAAAAAACCATGATCGTatccacactggagagaaaccatACAGGTGTGATCAGTGTGGGAACTCCTTCACTCGTCAAAGTAATCTACAAAGACACCAacgtattcacactggagagaagccgtacagatgtgaccaatgtgggaaaacttttacaCAAGAAGGGGACATGAAAAGGCACCGACGCCTTCACTCTGGAGAGAAACCGTATAAATGTGACCTATGTGAGAAATCCTTTACTCAAGAGAGTCATCTGAAACTTCACATacgtattcacactggagagagacCGTGCTGGTGTGAATATTGTGGGAGAGCTTTCACTACGAACAGTGATCTAAAAAAACACCTGCGCAGACACAAGCTGTTGTGGTGTGACCAGTGTGGGATGCCTTTCGTAAGAGCTAAGGACCTAAAAAGCCACCAGTGCACTCCCACTGAGGAGGAACCATACAGCTGTGAAGAATGTGAGAAAACTTTCACTCCAAACAGAAATCTAAATACACTCTAA